Proteins found in one Miscanthus floridulus cultivar M001 chromosome 4, ASM1932011v1, whole genome shotgun sequence genomic segment:
- the LOC136548198 gene encoding mitogen-activated protein kinase kinase kinase 1-like — protein sequence MSILNQAKSSKGTVYWMAPEVAKAKPHGPPVDIWSLGCTVLETHALLKIGRRIPPEIPNTLSEDVRDFIKKCVQANSNDRPSAAQLFEHPFVQNRCNNMAPDVLIDC from the exons ATGTCAATTTTGAACCAAGCAAAATCTAGCAAGGGAACTGTCTACTGGATGGCCCCTGAG GTTGCTAAGGCTAAGCCACATGGACCTCCAGTGGACATATGGAGTCTTGGCTGCACAGTTTTGGAG ACACATGCTTTGCTTAAAATTGGTAGGAGAATACCACCAGAAATTCCTAATACATTATCAGAAGATGTGCGTGATTTCATAAAGAAGTGTGTCCAAGCAAATTCAAATGACCGGCCATCTGCTGCTCAGCTATTTGAGCACCCATTTGTGCAGAACCGCTGCAACAATATGGCGCCTGATGTCCTCATTGATTGCTAA